In Bradysia coprophila strain Holo2 unplaced genomic scaffold, BU_Bcop_v1 contig_350, whole genome shotgun sequence, a genomic segment contains:
- the LOC119081018 gene encoding acyl-lipid (8-3)-desaturase-like produces the protein MESDKTNTIDAETESSGPITGRKEVLLDGYFYDVTDFVKRHPGGSIIEYYTKTGEDATHAIQQFHQRSTKRVKAIMSSLRRRPASDNEIQSDDGVRKKNQALSEDFTKLYLELEREGLFKPSYVHNILRMAELFVIAALGYSLLQWQNSGAKLMGIVLIGLVQGRSGWIQHESGHHSVSGNPNFDRFFHAVIFGIGLGLSSTWWSRGHNRHHAMPQRLNHDVDLDTLPLLAYNAKVVKNAKTGKGFMIQNQAFLFLLIDTLLGTLIWQIYIHPRFVLKHKFYLQMVSMMGHYVLAYQIGFWPWLISTWVMSVYLFANFALSHSFLPVTTEPTHWVEYSLIHTADVEQRPWCNWWMGYLNYQIEHHLFPTMPQFRHPLIKDRVKALAEKHNIPYVVHSYAEAVQKTFKNLSEVAKELKHL, from the exons ATGGAAAGCGACAAGACTAACACTATCGACGCTGAAACAGAAAGTTCTGGACCGATCACAGGAAGAAAAGAGGTGCTGTTAGACGGTTATTTTTATGATGTGACTGATTTTGTCAAGAGGCATCCAG GAGGAAGCATCATCGAATATTATACAAAAACCGGCGAAGATGCGACACATGCCATACAGCAATTTCATCAGCGATCAACTAAGCGAGTGAAAGCCATCATGAGCTCATTGAGAAGGCGACCGGCGTCCGATAATGAAA ttcAATCGGATGATGGTGTGCGGAAAAAGAATCAAGCTTTGTCAGAAGATTTTACCAAGTTGTATTTAGAGTTAGAGCGGGAAGGTCTTTTCAAACCATCGTATGTACACAATATTTTACGAATGGCTGAACTGTTTGTGATCGCTGCACTAGGCTATAGCCTGCTACAGTGGCAAAATAGTGGTGCCAAATTGATGGGAATCGTTTTGATTGGCTTGGTACAAGGCCGGAGTGGATGGATACAACACGAAAGCGGTCACCACTCGGTCAGTGGAAATCCAAATTTCGATCGATTTTTTCATGCCGTCATATTTG gaATCGGACTGGGTCTTTCATCAACTTGGTGGTCACGCGGACACAATCGTCACCATGCCATGCCCCAACGATTAAACCATGATGTTGATCTGGACACATTGCCACTTCTAGCGTATAATGCAAAAGTTGTGAAGAATGCCAAAACTGGCAAAGGATTTATGATACAAAATCAG GCCTTCTTGTTCTTGCTGATCGACACATTGCTGGGCACGTTAATATGGCAGATCTACATTCATCCCAGATTCGTGTTGAAGCACAAGTTTTACTTACAAATGGTTTCAATGATGGGACACTATGTCCTTGCTTATCAAATCGGTTTTTGGCCTTGGTTGATTTCCACTTGGGTCATGTCCGTCTACTTGTTCGCAAATTTCGCATTGTCACACAGCTTTTTACCAGTTACGACAGAGCCCACTCATTGGGTGGAATATTCATTGATTCACACTGCTGATGTTGAACAAAGACCGTGGTGTAACTGGTGGATGGGTTATCTCAACTACCAGATCGAGCATCATCTCTTTCCGACAATGCCTCAATTCCGTCATCCACTAATTAAGGACAGAGTGAAAGCTCTGGCGGAAAAGCATAATATTCCGTACGTGGTTCATTCTTATGCGGAAGCAGTgcagaaaacatttaaaaatctaTCCGAAGTTGCCAAAGAATTGAAACATTTATAG
- the LOC119081021 gene encoding acyl-lipid (8-3)-desaturase-like isoform X2 produces MDRKEILFDGYFYDVTDFVKRHPGGSIIEYYTKSGEDSTHAIQQFHHRSTGRVRSIMSSMKKRPAPDGEIQLDVAVLKKNRALSEDFTKLYLQLEKEGYFKPSYVHNILRMAELFLMTAVGYVLLQSHHMPVRFVGIFLLGLMQGRSGWIQHESGHHSFSGNPKFDRFFHAIIFGIGLGLSSTWWTRGHNRHHAMPQRLHYDVDLETMPLLAYNSKVVKNPKAGKGFMVQNQVLLFALMDTCIGTLLWKLYLHPRFVLRHKYYLQMGSMMAHYVLAYQIGFWPWLASTWVITNSLGRILIDSHCRR; encoded by the exons ATGGACAGGAAAGAGATTCTATTTGATGGTTATTTTTACGATGTAACTGATTTTGTTAAGAGGCATCCAG GAGGAAGTATCATCGAATATTATACTAAATCCGGTGAAGATTCAACCCATGCCATACAGCAATTTCATCATCGATCTACAGGACGAGTAAGATCTATCATGAGCTCCATGAAAAAGCGACCGGCTCCAGATGGTGAAA TTCAATTAGATGTAGCAGTGCTAAAAAAGAACCGTGCTCTATCGGAAGATTTCACGAAACTGTACTTACAACTTGAAAAGGAAGGTTACTTCAAGCCATCTTACGTTCACAACATTTTACGAATGGCAGAACTATTTCTGATGACGGCTGTTGGATATGTTTTACTTCAGTCTCATCACATGCCAGTTAGATTCGTCGGAATATTTTTACTCGGACTCATGCAAGGACGAAGTGGATGGATACAACATGAAAGTGGCCATCATTCCTTTAGTGGAAATCCAAAATTTGACCGGTTCTTCCATGCTATcatttttg GAATTGGATTAGGTCTATCTTCGACTTGGTGGACTCGTGGCCACAACCGTCATCATGCCATGCCGCAAAGATTACACTACGATGTCGACTTGGAAACAATGCCTCTTTTAGCTTACAACTCAAAAGTAGTTAAAAATCCGAAAGCTGGCAAAGGATTCATGGTTCAGAACCAg GTTTTGCTGTTTGCGTTGATGGATACATGCATCGGAACGTTATTATGGAAGCTATATTTACATCCAAGATTCGTTCTGAGACACAAATACTATCTGCAAATGGGCTCAATGATGGCACATTATGTGCTTGCGTATCAAATTGGTTTCTGGCCCTGGTTAGCTTCGACTTGGGTTAT AACCAACTCACTGGGTAGAATACTCATTGATTCACACTGCCGACGTTGA
- the LOC119081021 gene encoding acyl-lipid (8-3)-desaturase-like isoform X1 produces the protein MDRKEILFDGYFYDVTDFVKRHPGGSIIEYYTKSGEDSTHAIQQFHHRSTGRVRSIMSSMKKRPAPDGEIQLDVAVLKKNRALSEDFTKLYLQLEKEGYFKPSYVHNILRMAELFLMTAVGYVLLQSHHMPVRFVGIFLLGLMQGRSGWIQHESGHHSFSGNPKFDRFFHAIIFGIGLGLSSTWWTRGHNRHHAMPQRLHYDVDLETMPLLAYNSKVVKNPKAGKGFMVQNQVLLFALMDTCIGTLLWKLYLHPRFVLRHKYYLQMGSMMAHYVLAYQIGFWPWLASTWVMSVYLFVNFALNHTFLPVTTEPTHWVEYSLIHTADVEQRPWCDWWMGYLNYQIEHHLFPTMPQFRHPLIKDRVKALADKHNIPYVVHSYSEALQKTFKNLSDVAKELKHL, from the exons ATGGACAGGAAAGAGATTCTATTTGATGGTTATTTTTACGATGTAACTGATTTTGTTAAGAGGCATCCAG GAGGAAGTATCATCGAATATTATACTAAATCCGGTGAAGATTCAACCCATGCCATACAGCAATTTCATCATCGATCTACAGGACGAGTAAGATCTATCATGAGCTCCATGAAAAAGCGACCGGCTCCAGATGGTGAAA TTCAATTAGATGTAGCAGTGCTAAAAAAGAACCGTGCTCTATCGGAAGATTTCACGAAACTGTACTTACAACTTGAAAAGGAAGGTTACTTCAAGCCATCTTACGTTCACAACATTTTACGAATGGCAGAACTATTTCTGATGACGGCTGTTGGATATGTTTTACTTCAGTCTCATCACATGCCAGTTAGATTCGTCGGAATATTTTTACTCGGACTCATGCAAGGACGAAGTGGATGGATACAACATGAAAGTGGCCATCATTCCTTTAGTGGAAATCCAAAATTTGACCGGTTCTTCCATGCTATcatttttg GAATTGGATTAGGTCTATCTTCGACTTGGTGGACTCGTGGCCACAACCGTCATCATGCCATGCCGCAAAGATTACACTACGATGTCGACTTGGAAACAATGCCTCTTTTAGCTTACAACTCAAAAGTAGTTAAAAATCCGAAAGCTGGCAAAGGATTCATGGTTCAGAACCAg GTTTTGCTGTTTGCGTTGATGGATACATGCATCGGAACGTTATTATGGAAGCTATATTTACATCCAAGATTCGTTCTGAGACACAAATACTATCTGCAAATGGGCTCAATGATGGCACATTATGTGCTTGCGTATCAAATTGGTTTCTGGCCCTGGTTAGCTTCGACTTGGGTTATGTCAGTCTACTTATTCGTTAACTTCGCGCTGAATCACACCTTTTTACCGGTAACAACAGAACCAACTCACTGGGTAGAATACTCATTGATTCACACTGCCGACGTTGAACAGAGACCGTGGTGTGACTGGTGGATGGGTTATCTCAACTATCAAATCGAACATCATCTTTTCCCGACGATGCCTCAATTTCGTCATCCACTAATTAAAGATCGTGTGAAAGCTCTGGCTGACAAGCATAACATTCCATATGTGGTTCATTCTTATTCGGAAGCCTTGcagaaaactttcaaaaatctATCCGATGTTGCCAAAGAATTGAAACATTTATAG